One Arthrobacter sp. StoSoilB19 DNA window includes the following coding sequences:
- a CDS encoding DUF4259 domain-containing protein, whose protein sequence is MGAWGYLPFENDDALDWLDELETGGVDVVRQALAKAGHRYVEAPEGAVAIAAAEVTSASQGNPLGDLPETVATWVAARGAEVTAEDVEMALEAVERVAGEKSELAELWDNADEPEWRESLEDLKERLRTALR, encoded by the coding sequence GTGGGTGCATGGGGCTACCTGCCGTTTGAGAACGACGACGCGCTGGACTGGCTGGACGAGCTGGAGACCGGAGGGGTCGACGTCGTGCGCCAGGCGTTGGCGAAGGCAGGTCACAGGTATGTCGAGGCACCCGAAGGGGCTGTCGCTATCGCCGCCGCCGAAGTGACCTCCGCCAGCCAAGGCAACCCGCTGGGCGATCTCCCGGAGACCGTGGCGACCTGGGTGGCTGCCCGCGGGGCAGAGGTCACCGCCGAAGACGTGGAGATGGCACTGGAAGCAGTTGAACGGGTTGCCGGGGAGAAGTCCGAGCTTGCTGAACTGTGGGACAACGCTGACGAACCGGAATGGCGTGAATCACTTGAAGACCTCAAGGAACGGCTGCGG